One region of Qingrenia yutianensis genomic DNA includes:
- a CDS encoding SpoIIIAH-like family protein, whose protein sequence is MKNVEKKKMTKLLICQKKAVALGALVVLVGVAGYLNFVYDKSDGTQSTLNEYVETVKDIENEQQNAGEAQPVSADAKSADYFTSARMNRETARSESIELLKSTIDNANVSAEARQEAENKIFAISDNIENEVNIENVIKSKGFSDVLVSVSGDQVSVAVRAESLTAPQTAQLNDAVEQFVSTNNVKIVEVP, encoded by the coding sequence ATGAAAAACGTTGAAAAAAAGAAAATGACGAAACTGCTCATTTGTCAGAAAAAAGCGGTCGCGCTGGGTGCGCTGGTCGTTTTGGTGGGAGTTGCGGGTTATCTTAATTTTGTTTACGACAAATCGGACGGTACGCAAAGCACGCTTAACGAATATGTCGAAACGGTAAAGGATATTGAAAACGAACAGCAAAACGCAGGCGAGGCACAGCCCGTGAGCGCGGACGCAAAAAGCGCCGATTATTTCACGTCGGCGAGAATGAACCGCGAAACCGCGCGGAGCGAGAGCATTGAGCTTTTGAAAAGCACAATCGACAACGCGAACGTGTCGGCGGAGGCAAGGCAGGAGGCGGAAAACAAAATTTTTGCGATTTCCGACAATATCGAAAACGAGGTTAACATTGAAAACGTAATAAAATCGAAAGGATTTTCGGACGTTTTGGTGTCTGTAAGCGGCGACCAGGTAAGCGTTGCAGTGCGCGCCGAGTCGCTCACCGCTCCCCAGACAGCACAGCTTAACGACGCGGTTGAACAATTTGTAAGCACAAATAATGTAAAAATAGTTGAAGTTCCGTAA
- a CDS encoding Asp23/Gls24 family envelope stress response protein, with translation MDKTYEVNENSGNVKISDEVIATIAQIAANEVDGIIGTGSSFAGEIKQILSKKAPAGKGVKVVTENGEVTVDISVVVEYGAKIPAVSWELQENVKKNVESMTGLSVRKVNIHVVGIEVKEEEKEEIKEEKSETDAETTAETTEEN, from the coding sequence ATGGACAAAACATATGAAGTTAACGAAAATTCGGGAAATGTTAAAATATCGGACGAGGTTATAGCAACGATCGCGCAGATTGCCGCAAATGAGGTTGACGGCATAATCGGCACGGGTTCGTCGTTTGCAGGCGAAATTAAGCAAATTCTTTCCAAAAAAGCGCCTGCCGGAAAGGGCGTTAAGGTTGTCACCGAAAACGGCGAGGTTACGGTGGATATAAGCGTTGTGGTTGAATACGGCGCAAAAATTCCTGCCGTTTCGTGGGAGCTTCAGGAAAACGTTAAGAAAAACGTTGAGTCTATGACGGGACTTTCGGTGCGCAAGGTGAATATTCACGTTGTGGGCATTGAGGTTAAAGAGGAAGAAAAGGAAGAAATCAAAGAGGAAAAAAGCGAAACGGACGCTGAAACAACTGCCGAAACAACCGAAGAAAACTAA
- the nusB gene encoding transcription antitermination factor NusB: MSRKTARDNAFKLVFEAPFYKNDFETVMNTFDGIEKENLTENDLKYIKSTVSGVFDKLEIIDDKINSKLIGWTVGRLPKTTAAILRLAVYEMEFNDDIPVQVAMNEAIELAKIYCDDDAPRFVNGVLESVKKLKEA, translated from the coding sequence ATGAGCAGAAAAACGGCGAGAGATAACGCCTTCAAGCTTGTTTTTGAAGCACCGTTTTACAAAAACGATTTTGAAACGGTTATGAATACGTTTGACGGAATTGAAAAAGAAAATCTTACCGAAAACGATTTAAAATATATCAAATCCACCGTTTCGGGCGTTTTTGACAAGCTTGAAATCATAGACGACAAAATAAATTCCAAGCTTATCGGCTGGACGGTCGGACGTTTGCCCAAAACCACCGCGGCAATACTTCGCCTTGCGGTTTACGAAATGGAGTTTAACGACGATATTCCCGTTCAGGTGGCTATGAACGAGGCTATCGAACTTGCGAAAATATACTGCGACGACGACGCGCCGAGGTTTGTCAACGGCGTTTTGGAGTCGGTAAAAAAACTGAAAGAGGCTTAA
- the xseA gene encoding exodeoxyribonuclease VII large subunit yields the protein MAVITVSQLNNYIKRCFDSNQNFQRLYIKGEISNFKRHSSGHLYLTLKDEGGVLRAVMFRSAASGLKFNASNGMKVIACGRVAVFERDGQYQLYIESMMPDGVGELYLAYEQLKEKLAKEGLFDESHKKPIPKYPAKIGVITSPTGAAVRDILNVLKRRYALADIYIYPALVQGIGAAKTIAEGIEFFNREKKADVLIVGRGGGSIEDLWAFNEEEVAYAIYNSEIPVISAVGHETDFTIADFAADLRAPTPSAGAELSAPSQTDVRQSLIMQKSKLAVCLTNLYKLKAQQLERIRKSRVFADYRIIFDDKRLYLDMLSKSLADLYAKKVEKSKTELLKYLSKLEALNPASVLKRGFASVKGADGKIVKDAKSLKNGDLIDVTFADGTANCEVKSVKEGEMI from the coding sequence ATGGCGGTAATCACTGTTAGTCAGCTTAACAATTACATAAAACGCTGTTTTGACAGCAACCAAAATTTTCAGCGTCTTTATATAAAAGGTGAAATTTCAAATTTCAAGCGCCATTCGTCGGGACACCTTTATCTCACGTTAAAAGACGAGGGAGGAGTTTTAAGGGCGGTAATGTTCCGCTCGGCGGCGTCGGGTCTTAAGTTTAACGCGTCAAACGGTATGAAGGTTATCGCGTGCGGACGCGTGGCGGTTTTTGAGCGCGACGGGCAGTATCAGCTTTACATTGAAAGTATGATGCCCGACGGCGTGGGCGAGCTTTATCTTGCGTATGAACAGCTTAAAGAAAAGCTTGCGAAAGAGGGGCTTTTTGACGAATCGCACAAAAAGCCGATACCGAAATATCCCGCGAAAATCGGCGTTATAACCTCGCCTACGGGCGCGGCGGTGCGCGATATTTTAAACGTTTTAAAAAGGCGCTATGCGCTCGCGGATATTTACATTTACCCGGCGCTGGTGCAGGGTATCGGCGCGGCGAAAACCATCGCCGAGGGAATTGAGTTTTTCAACCGCGAAAAAAAGGCGGACGTGCTCATTGTGGGCCGCGGAGGCGGTTCGATTGAAGATTTGTGGGCGTTTAACGAAGAAGAAGTTGCATACGCGATATACAATTCCGAAATTCCCGTTATCTCGGCAGTAGGACACGAAACAGACTTTACAATCGCGGATTTTGCCGCCGATTTGCGCGCGCCTACGCCGTCGGCAGGAGCAGAGCTTTCCGCACCGTCGCAGACCGACGTGCGCCAAAGCCTTATTATGCAGAAAAGCAAGCTTGCGGTGTGCCTTACAAATTTATACAAACTAAAGGCACAACAGCTTGAAAGAATACGAAAATCGCGCGTTTTTGCCGATTACCGAATTATTTTCGACGACAAACGGCTTTATCTCGATATGCTTTCAAAATCGCTGGCCGATTTGTATGCCAAAAAGGTGGAAAAAAGCAAAACCGAGCTTTTGAAATATCTTTCAAAGCTTGAGGCGCTCAATCCGGCGTCGGTTTTAAAACGCGGTTTTGCGTCGGTGAAAGGCGCGGACGGAAAAATCGTCAAAGACGCAAAAAGCCTTAAAAACGGCGATTTAATAGATGTTACATTTGCGGACGGAACCGCAAACTGCGAAGTGAAATCCGTAAAAGAGGGAGAAATGATATGA
- the xseB gene encoding exodeoxyribonuclease VII small subunit — protein MNKFEDNITRLDEIVKKLEDGNAALDECVALFEDGVKLTGECIKMLDDAEQKIKLLVKNNDGEVSETDFVQNDA, from the coding sequence ATGAATAAATTTGAAGATAACATCACAAGGCTTGACGAAATTGTGAAAAAGCTTGAGGACGGAAACGCGGCGCTTGATGAGTGCGTTGCGCTTTTTGAGGACGGCGTAAAGCTTACCGGCGAGTGCATAAAAATGCTTGACGACGCCGAGCAGAAAATTAAGCTTTTGGTGAAAAATAACGACGGAGAGGTAAGCGAAACTGATTTTGTTCAGAACGACGCTTAA
- a CDS encoding polyprenyl synthetase family protein, producing the protein MNFNDEYKKRLTLINEHIESFFANECRNLESFVTEAPVYSVLNGGKRVRGILTLEVARMLGGNEKTALEFAAAIEFIQAYSLVHDDLPCMDDDDYRRGQLSCHKKFGEAKGVLCGDSLLNLAYEVMLKSILNGGDGEKKAAAEIAHRAGIFGMIKGQLIDIDLMSKKDITLPDVENLIEYKTTALISAAALAGARIANADGEDIENIKNYAYHLGTAFQIRDDFEDEEEDKLKEEEEKTPNFINLLGKEKAIEKLIYHRNSARDILKKYEKSEFLTAMNEFLFGAF; encoded by the coding sequence ATGAATTTCAACGACGAATACAAAAAACGTCTTACGCTTATAAATGAGCATATTGAAAGTTTTTTTGCAAATGAGTGCAGAAATCTTGAAAGTTTTGTCACCGAGGCGCCTGTTTACAGTGTGTTGAACGGCGGAAAAAGGGTGAGGGGAATACTCACGCTTGAGGTTGCAAGAATGCTCGGCGGAAATGAAAAAACCGCGCTCGAATTTGCAGCCGCGATTGAGTTTATTCAGGCATATTCGCTTGTTCACGACGATTTGCCCTGTATGGACGACGACGATTACAGAAGGGGTCAGCTTAGCTGTCACAAAAAATTCGGCGAGGCAAAGGGCGTGCTTTGCGGCGACTCGCTTTTAAACCTTGCGTATGAGGTTATGCTTAAAAGCATTTTAAACGGCGGTGACGGCGAGAAAAAAGCGGCGGCGGAAATTGCGCACCGCGCCGGAATTTTCGGTATGATAAAAGGTCAGCTTATTGACATTGATTTGATGAGCAAAAAAGACATTACGCTCCCCGACGTCGAAAATCTTATCGAATACAAAACAACCGCGCTTATATCCGCGGCGGCGCTTGCGGGCGCGCGCATTGCAAACGCGGACGGCGAAGATATTGAAAATATCAAAAATTACGCGTACCACCTCGGCACGGCGTTTCAGATAAGGGACGATTTTGAGGACGAGGAGGAGGACAAGCTGAAAGAGGAAGAGGAAAAAACGCCGAACTTTATAAATCTTCTCGGTAAGGAAAAAGCCATCGAAAAGCTTATTTATCACAGAAATTCGGCGCGTGATATTTTGAAAAAATACGAAAAAAGCGAATTTTTAACGGCTATGAACGAATTTTTGTTCGGCGCGTTTTAA
- the pheS gene encoding phenylalanine--tRNA ligase subunit alpha yields MKQLLEKIKAEALKALENSDKMEELESFRVKYLGKKGEITGVLKGLGSVAADERKEVGALANEIRAYIEKGLAEKKAAMQEKVLQEKLKKEVIDVTMPGRKSDIGGAHPLTIVRKQLEDIFMGMGFSIAEGPEVELDYYNFEALNIPKNHPSRDTQDTFYINDDVVLRTQTSSVQVRVMEKTKPPIRVISPGRVFRSDAVDATHSPVFHQLEGLVVDKGITMGDLKGTLELFMKKLYGDDVKIRLRPHHFPFTEPSAEVDVSCFVCGGKGCRVCKKEGFIEVLGAGMVHPKVLKECGIDPEIYSGFAFGIGLERIVMRSYNIDDMRLLYENDLRFLKQF; encoded by the coding sequence GTGAAACAGCTACTTGAAAAAATCAAAGCGGAAGCCCTCAAAGCGTTGGAAAATTCTGACAAAATGGAGGAGCTTGAAAGCTTCAGAGTGAAATATCTCGGAAAAAAAGGAGAAATCACGGGCGTTTTGAAAGGGCTCGGATCGGTTGCGGCTGACGAAAGAAAAGAAGTCGGCGCGCTTGCAAACGAAATCAGAGCGTACATTGAAAAAGGTCTTGCCGAGAAAAAAGCGGCAATGCAGGAAAAAGTTTTGCAGGAAAAGCTTAAAAAAGAGGTTATCGACGTTACGATGCCCGGCAGAAAAAGCGACATCGGCGGCGCTCATCCTCTTACAATAGTAAGAAAACAGCTTGAAGATATTTTTATGGGAATGGGATTTTCTATTGCCGAGGGTCCCGAAGTTGAGCTTGATTACTACAATTTCGAGGCGCTCAACATTCCCAAAAACCACCCTTCGCGCGACACGCAGGATACGTTTTACATCAACGACGATGTGGTTTTGAGAACGCAGACCTCCTCCGTTCAGGTGCGCGTTATGGAAAAAACCAAACCGCCGATAAGGGTTATATCCCCCGGCAGAGTGTTCAGAAGCGACGCGGTTGACGCTACACATTCGCCCGTTTTCCACCAGCTTGAGGGTCTTGTTGTTGACAAGGGCATCACAATGGGCGACCTTAAAGGAACTTTGGAACTGTTTATGAAAAAGCTTTACGGCGACGACGTTAAAATCCGTCTGCGTCCGCACCATTTCCCGTTTACCGAGCCGAGCGCAGAGGTTGACGTTTCGTGCTTTGTATGCGGAGGAAAAGGTTGCCGTGTATGCAAAAAAGAGGGATTTATAGAAGTTCTCGGCGCAGGTATGGTGCACCCGAAAGTTTTGAAAGAGTGCGGAATTGACCCCGAAATTTACAGCGGTTTTGCTTTCGGTATCGGTCTTGAGCGTATCGTTATGCGTTCGTATAACATTGACGATATGCGTCTTTTGTACGAGAACGATTTAAGATTTTTGAAACAGTTTTAA